Within Methanobacterium formicicum DSM 3637, the genomic segment ACCCAGACAATACTAATCCAACAGGACATTTATAATAATAATGTCCATTGATTTAATACATATTTCTTATTATCATTATGGTATCATCCTATTTAAAGATACCATAAATCTTGTTTGAGTAATACTCAATTTTATTTGATTTTTTTCAAACTATTAACCCATTTGTTTACTTTAAAACTTAAATCAGGGTATAATATTAATTTAACTCTTAAAATATGGTTGAAAAAGGTAAATATAAACGACTATAAATTCATAATAAAAGATCAATGTTTATACGCAAGATAGGGGTGTATTTTTGAATGTTATCTGAAAAACTAGATCTGGGAAAGATTAAGAAATCAGAAAGGGAAAATACCAGCACTTACGGAAGCAGATATTTCAGTGAGAGTATTCCCAAATATGAGATGCCCGAGGATGGAATGCCTGCAAAGGCCGCATATCAACTCATCGATGAGGAATTGAATCTGGATGGAAATCCAGCTTTGAACCTGGCCAGTTTTGTAACCACCTGGATGGAACCAGAAGCTGACCAGCTCATCATGAACAGTATCGGTAAAAACTATGTGGATAACGATGAATACCCACAAACCTCCAAAATCCAGGACCGGGTAGTGAACATGCTGGCCCGCCTGTTTAATGCACCTCACGACTGTAAATCCATGGGAACCGGTACCATAGGATCATCAGAGGCCATTATGCTGGGACTCCTGGCCCACAAATGGACCTGGAGAAAGCGCAGGGAAGCAGAAGGTAAGTCCTGGGATAAACCCAACATCGTGATGGGTGCCGATGTGCACACTGTCTGGGAGAAGTTCGCCAAGTATTTCGATGTGGAGTTAAAGTTAATACCCCTGAAACGGGATGTCTACACCATAACTGCTGAAGATGTGGCACGGGAAGTGGATGAAAATACCATTGCAGTGGGTGCAGTTATTGGAACCACTTTCACCGGACAGATGGATCCAATTAAAGAAATCAACGACTTACTGGTTGAAATTAAAAAAGACAGAGGATGGGACATACCCATACATGTTGATGGTGCCAGTGGCGGATTTGTAGCACCCTTCATTTTCCCGGATATGGAATGGGATTTCAGACTGGAACAGGTTAAATCCATCAATGTATCTGGACATAAATACGGCCTGGTCTATCCAGGGGTGGGATGGATAATATTCAAGGACAAATCTGACCTGCCTGAAGATCTGATATTTGATATCAACTACCTGGGAGGATTAATGCCCAACTACTCCCTGAATTTCTCCAAGGGAAGCAGTACCATAATTGCCCAGTACTACAATCTCATAAGACTCGGTAAAAAGGGTTATAAAGATATAATGACCAACATGTTCGATAACACCCTGTACCTTGCTGGAGAACTTCAAAATTCCGGTAAATTCGAGCTCATAAATAAAAACATCATTGTACCATTGGTAGCAGTAACCTTAAAGGAGGCTGATTTTTCAGTATTCCAGCTAAGTGAAAAACTCCGGGAAAAAGGATGGATTGTACCAGCTTACACCCTTCCCGCGGATGCCGAGGATGTTGCTGTTTTGAGAATAGTGGTTAAGGAGAATTTCGGTCGGGACATGGTTGAAATGCTCCTGGAAGACCTGATGGATGCTTACGATGCACTGGAAAAAAAAGGTATTAAAGCAGGAGAAGAACAGGATAATCCAACCTTACTCTATTAAAAAATAATCCAACCTTACTCTATTAAAAAAGAGTCTTTGAAACAAAAGAACCTGTGAATCTAAGTTAAATATTTATTTATTTTTTTATTCTTTTAATTGACCAAATCCTTTTTTTGTTACAATGCGTCTGGTTCTGTAAAAAGTCTTTTTAGTCAAATTCGTTCTTTGTAATTCAATTCACTGAATATTATGGTGAATTTAGTCCCCTTTATTCTATCAATTTCAAGGGTTCCTTCCAACTGATCTACCAGACTGTTTACCAGTTGCAGTCCCAGTGTCTCGGTATTTTCTGGTTGGATATGGGCTGGTAGTCCCACTCCATTATCAGAGATTACCAGTTTAAACTGGTCTTCTAATTGGTTAAGCTCTATTTTAATGATTCCATTACCATTTGATTCAGATTGGGGGAATGCATATTTTAAGCTGTTGGTCACCAGTTCATTGATTATAAGTCCACAGGGTATGGCAGTGTCAATATTCATTTCCACATCTTTAACCTCGAAGACCTGTTCAATATTCCTGGTTTCCACCTGGTAGGTGTAAATCAGGTTGGAGGCAAGTTTTTCTATGTAATCTTTAAAATCGATCTTGGTTAGGTTGGGTGATTGATAGAGTTTTTCATGGATCATGGCCATGGAACGGACTCTTCCCTGGCTTTCTTTTAAAACATCCATTGTTTCCTCCCCTTCCACGTGTTGACTTTGCAGGCTCAGGAGGCTGTTGATGATCTGCATATTATTTTTAACACGGTGATGAATTTCCCTTAAAAGAACTTCCTTCTCTTCTAAAGATTCTTTAATGGCTTTTTCTGCAAAAGAACGTTGAAGGGCCATGGATGCCTGGTTAACAATGGTTTCTATGGTTTCTTCATGTTCCAGGGGTTGGTTCTTGGGAAGGGCAATACTCAAACCACCGTAATGGTGGCTGTTACAGTAAAATCCCATGTTGTATACCTTTCCAATATTAAGAACCCTTTCAATCATCCTGAAAGTTTTGGGAGACATTTTCCTAAATGCTAAATTATACACTTCTTCTGTTG encodes:
- a CDS encoding glutamate decarboxylase, encoding MLSEKLDLGKIKKSERENTSTYGSRYFSESIPKYEMPEDGMPAKAAYQLIDEELNLDGNPALNLASFVTTWMEPEADQLIMNSIGKNYVDNDEYPQTSKIQDRVVNMLARLFNAPHDCKSMGTGTIGSSEAIMLGLLAHKWTWRKRREAEGKSWDKPNIVMGADVHTVWEKFAKYFDVELKLIPLKRDVYTITAEDVAREVDENTIAVGAVIGTTFTGQMDPIKEINDLLVEIKKDRGWDIPIHVDGASGGFVAPFIFPDMEWDFRLEQVKSINVSGHKYGLVYPGVGWIIFKDKSDLPEDLIFDINYLGGLMPNYSLNFSKGSSTIIAQYYNLIRLGKKGYKDIMTNMFDNTLYLAGELQNSGKFELINKNIIVPLVAVTLKEADFSVFQLSEKLREKGWIVPAYTLPADAEDVAVLRIVVKENFGRDMVEMLLEDLMDAYDALEKKGIKAGEEQDNPTLLY